The following are encoded in a window of Bradyrhizobium guangdongense genomic DNA:
- a CDS encoding acyl-CoA dehydrogenase family protein: protein MTKHTYIPRTTNYTLNPGDELNDLRMSEQVRPLYDHVKKFIRDTVEPMSIEFAKAGEGKEDRWSFTPKQLEVLEKAKNKAKQEGLWNFFLPDDETGQGLKNLDYAYIAAELGKSPLASETMNCSAPDTGNMEVLERVGTKEQKEKWLKPLLNGEIRSAYVMTEPNVASSDAKNISTTAKLVGDEWVINGEKYYISGLGDPRCKILIVMVKTNPDAAPSKQQSQILVPRDTPGVEVLGPMYVFGQDHAPRGHMHMRFNNVRVPKENMLLGEGRGFEISQLRLGPGRIHHCMRTIGKAEKALDLMVQRGLTREAFGKKIAHLGGNMQIIAQARCEIEAMRLMVLKAAKAMDVLGNKEARVWVSMVKAMVPERACKIIDQAIQMHGATGISHWTPLAEMYQDVRHLRFADGPDEVHWMVVGRHELSMA, encoded by the coding sequence ATGACAAAACACACCTACATTCCCCGCACCACCAATTACACCCTCAATCCCGGCGACGAGCTCAACGATCTCAGGATGTCGGAGCAGGTCCGACCGCTCTACGATCACGTCAAGAAATTCATCCGCGATACCGTCGAACCGATGTCGATCGAATTCGCCAAGGCGGGCGAAGGCAAGGAGGATCGCTGGAGCTTCACGCCGAAGCAGCTCGAGGTGCTGGAGAAGGCCAAGAACAAGGCCAAGCAGGAAGGCCTCTGGAATTTCTTCCTGCCCGATGACGAGACCGGCCAGGGCCTGAAGAACCTCGATTACGCCTATATCGCCGCCGAGCTCGGCAAGAGCCCGCTGGCGTCCGAGACCATGAACTGCTCGGCGCCCGACACCGGCAACATGGAAGTGCTGGAACGCGTCGGCACCAAGGAGCAGAAGGAGAAGTGGCTGAAGCCGCTGCTCAACGGCGAGATCCGCTCGGCCTACGTCATGACCGAACCGAACGTCGCTTCTTCCGACGCCAAGAACATCTCGACCACGGCAAAACTCGTCGGCGACGAGTGGGTGATCAACGGCGAGAAATACTACATCTCGGGTCTCGGCGATCCCCGGTGCAAGATCCTCATCGTGATGGTGAAGACCAATCCGGATGCGGCGCCCAGCAAGCAGCAGTCGCAGATCCTGGTGCCGCGCGACACGCCCGGCGTCGAGGTGCTCGGGCCGATGTATGTGTTCGGCCAGGACCACGCCCCGCGCGGTCACATGCATATGCGCTTCAACAATGTGCGCGTGCCGAAGGAGAACATGCTGCTCGGCGAAGGCCGCGGCTTCGAGATCTCCCAGCTCCGCCTCGGCCCGGGCCGCATCCATCACTGCATGCGCACCATCGGCAAGGCCGAGAAGGCGCTCGATCTGATGGTGCAACGCGGCCTCACCCGCGAAGCCTTCGGCAAGAAGATCGCCCATCTCGGCGGAAACATGCAGATCATCGCGCAGGCCCGCTGCGAGATCGAGGCGATGCGGCTGATGGTGCTGAAGGCGGCCAAGGCGATGGACGTGCTCGGCAACAAGGAGGCCCGCGTCTGGGTCTCCATGGTCAAGGCCATGGTGCCGGAACGGGCCTGCAAGATCATCGACCAGGCGATCCAGATGCACGGTGCCACGGGCATCTCGCACTGGACTCCGCTCGCCGAGATGTACCAGGACGTGCGCCATCTGCGTTTTGCCGATGGTCCGGACGAGGTGCACTGGATGGTGGTCGGTCGCCACGAGCTGAGCATGGCTTGA
- the yghU gene encoding glutathione-dependent disulfide-bond oxidoreductase, whose protein sequence is MTDAPAYEPPKVWTWNKENGGQFASINRPIAGPTHDKELPVGKHPLQLYSLATPNGVKVTVMLEELLALGHKGAEYDAWLIKIGNGDQFGSGFVDINPNSKIPALMDRSGPEPIRVFESGSILFYLAEKFGAFLPKDIKTRTEAMSWLFWQMGSAPYLGGGFGHFYAYAPFKIEYAIDRFAMEVKRQLDVLDRRLADNEYLAGKDYTIADMAVWPWYGALAKGLVYGAGEFLSVQDYKNVQRWTDQIAQRPAVKRGRMVNRVSGDPASQLHERHDASDFETKTQDKIAPAT, encoded by the coding sequence ATGACCGACGCCCCTGCCTACGAGCCGCCTAAGGTCTGGACCTGGAACAAGGAGAATGGCGGGCAGTTCGCCAGCATCAACCGGCCGATCGCCGGCCCCACTCATGACAAGGAGCTGCCGGTCGGCAAGCATCCCCTCCAGCTGTATTCGCTGGCGACGCCGAACGGGGTCAAGGTCACGGTCATGCTGGAGGAACTGCTGGCGCTCGGCCACAAGGGCGCCGAGTACGACGCCTGGCTGATCAAGATCGGCAACGGCGACCAGTTCGGCAGCGGTTTTGTCGACATCAACCCGAACTCGAAAATCCCGGCTTTGATGGATCGCTCAGGCCCGGAGCCGATCCGTGTGTTCGAATCCGGCTCGATCCTGTTCTACCTCGCCGAAAAGTTCGGCGCCTTCCTGCCCAAGGACATCAAGACCCGCACCGAGGCGATGTCCTGGCTGTTCTGGCAGATGGGCAGCGCGCCCTATCTCGGCGGCGGCTTCGGCCATTTCTACGCCTACGCGCCCTTCAAGATCGAATACGCCATCGATCGCTTCGCGATGGAGGTCAAGCGCCAGCTCGATGTGCTCGATCGCCGCCTGGCCGACAACGAGTATCTTGCGGGCAAGGACTACACGATCGCCGACATGGCGGTGTGGCCGTGGTATGGCGCGCTCGCCAAGGGGCTGGTCTATGGCGCCGGCGAGTTTTTGTCGGTGCAGGACTACAAGAACGTGCAGCGCTGGACCGACCAGATCGCGCAGCGTCCGGCCGTGAAGCGCGGCCGCATGGTCAACCGCGTCTCCGGCGATCCCGCCAGCCAGCTCCACGAGCGGCACGATGCGAGCGACTTCGAGACGAAGACGCAGGACAAGATCGCGCCGGCGACCTAG
- a CDS encoding nitronate monooxygenase: protein MKSPICGMLGIEFPLLAFSHCRDVVAAVSRAGGFGVLGATVHTPETLERELKWIDDHVDGKPYGIDVLIPENISTSGEKDVTWKSLEARVPQAHRDYTRELLKKYDIELTTTEVAADQPQPFDAKTALELLDVSFNHPIRLIANALGVPPKAMIEMGKKHDVPVAALVGAKEHALRQVAAGVDILVVQGTEAGGHCGEVSTMVLVPEVIKAIKPIRDVPVLAAGGIMTGRQMAACMAMGAAGAWTGSVWLATVESETTEIFREKMIAASSRDAIRSKGRTGKPARQLRSVWTDAWDRAPESPGALPMPLQSIISRDAFNSIDRAAASGNARARDLVSYFVGQGVGLIDSVKSAGAVVQEFKEEFAEAVEHMNALVAE from the coding sequence ATGAAATCGCCGATCTGCGGCATGCTGGGGATCGAGTTCCCGTTGCTCGCCTTCAGCCATTGCCGCGACGTCGTTGCCGCCGTCAGCCGCGCCGGCGGTTTCGGCGTGCTGGGCGCGACCGTGCATACGCCCGAGACACTCGAACGCGAGCTGAAATGGATCGACGATCACGTCGATGGCAAGCCATACGGCATCGACGTGCTGATCCCGGAGAACATCTCGACCTCGGGCGAGAAAGACGTCACCTGGAAAAGCCTGGAGGCGCGCGTGCCGCAGGCCCACCGCGACTACACGCGCGAGCTCCTGAAGAAATACGATATCGAGCTGACGACGACCGAGGTCGCCGCCGACCAGCCGCAACCGTTCGACGCCAAGACGGCACTGGAGCTGCTCGACGTGTCGTTCAATCATCCGATCCGGCTGATCGCAAATGCACTCGGCGTGCCGCCGAAGGCGATGATCGAGATGGGCAAAAAGCACGACGTCCCCGTTGCAGCGCTGGTCGGCGCCAAGGAGCACGCGCTGCGCCAGGTCGCGGCCGGCGTCGACATCCTCGTGGTGCAGGGCACCGAAGCCGGAGGCCATTGCGGCGAAGTCTCCACCATGGTGCTGGTGCCGGAGGTGATCAAGGCCATCAAGCCGATTCGCGACGTGCCGGTGCTGGCGGCCGGCGGCATCATGACGGGCCGGCAGATGGCAGCCTGCATGGCGATGGGCGCGGCCGGCGCCTGGACCGGATCGGTGTGGCTTGCCACCGTCGAGTCCGAGACCACCGAGATCTTCCGCGAGAAGATGATCGCGGCGTCCTCGCGCGATGCGATACGCTCGAAGGGCCGCACCGGAAAACCGGCACGGCAGCTGCGCTCGGTCTGGACCGACGCCTGGGACCGCGCGCCGGAAAGTCCGGGCGCGCTGCCGATGCCGCTGCAGAGCATCATCAGCCGCGATGCCTTCAACTCGATCGACCGTGCCGCTGCGAGCGGCAATGCCAGAGCGCGCGATCTCGTCAGCTATTTCGTCGGCCAGGGCGTCGGCCTGATCGACAGCGTGAAATCTGCGGGCGCCGTGGTGCAGGAGTTTAAGGAAGAGTTTGCCGAAGCAGTCGAGCACATGAATGCGCTGGTGGCGGAGTAA
- a CDS encoding acetyl-CoA acetyltransferase, producing MTDKTNTPEDRIPVIVGIGEIVDRPKEITEGLEPLDLLEQALRRAEQDAGAKLLAEVQSLDVVNFLSWRYRDPEKLLAQRLGIQPAHCYYGPVGGETPIRYIHEAAKRIARGECTVAAVCGAEAQSTVTKADRAGVKLPWTPFAHDVAEPKRGAAFQKPLAIKLGVFRPVTVYPFYEAASSAHWGQTPREAMAESGTLWSRYSEAAAQNPNAWLKRRYAPEEITTPSTDNRLIAWPYNKLMVANPSVNMSGALLLTSLAKARALGISEDKLVYPLGGASAEDPADYLLRDQFYESHPQNAVLTAVMNLVGGDGKKFDAIELYSCFPCVPKMARRTLGLSAEVQPTIAGGLTFFGAPLNSYMTHAACAMVRRLRGGARLGLLYGQGGFVTKHHALVVAKTPPREAMAQETSVQAEADRNKRAVPEFVPEASGKGKVESFTVLYGRGGDVEHGVVMLRTEDDRRTLGRIHAHDSATLAHLLDMNRTPVGSLGEITMAADDVPEWRVA from the coding sequence ATGACCGACAAGACCAACACCCCCGAAGACCGTATCCCCGTCATCGTCGGCATCGGCGAGATCGTCGACCGCCCGAAGGAGATCACCGAGGGACTCGAACCGCTCGATCTGCTGGAGCAGGCGCTGCGGCGCGCCGAACAAGATGCCGGCGCCAAGCTGCTCGCCGAGGTCCAATCGCTCGACGTCGTCAATTTCCTGAGCTGGCGTTATCGCGATCCGGAGAAGCTTCTGGCGCAGCGTCTCGGGATCCAGCCTGCGCATTGCTACTACGGCCCGGTGGGCGGCGAGACTCCGATCCGCTACATCCATGAGGCGGCAAAGCGCATCGCCCGAGGCGAATGCACGGTCGCGGCGGTCTGCGGCGCCGAGGCGCAGTCGACGGTGACGAAAGCCGATCGCGCCGGCGTCAAGCTGCCGTGGACGCCGTTCGCGCACGATGTCGCGGAGCCCAAGCGCGGTGCGGCGTTTCAGAAGCCGCTCGCCATCAAGCTAGGCGTGTTCCGGCCCGTCACGGTCTATCCGTTCTATGAAGCCGCCTCCTCCGCACATTGGGGCCAGACGCCGCGCGAGGCGATGGCGGAATCAGGAACGCTGTGGTCGCGCTATTCGGAGGCAGCCGCACAAAATCCCAACGCCTGGCTGAAGCGGCGCTATGCACCGGAGGAGATCACGACGCCAAGCACCGACAACCGCCTGATCGCGTGGCCCTACAACAAGCTGATGGTGGCCAACCCGAGCGTCAACATGAGCGGCGCGCTACTGCTCACCAGCCTCGCCAAGGCGCGTGCGCTCGGCATCTCGGAAGACAAGCTGGTCTATCCGCTCGGTGGGGCATCAGCCGAGGACCCGGCCGACTATCTCCTGCGCGACCAGTTCTACGAGAGCCATCCGCAGAACGCGGTGCTGACGGCCGTGATGAATCTCGTAGGTGGCGACGGCAAAAAGTTCGATGCGATCGAGCTCTATAGCTGCTTCCCCTGCGTGCCGAAGATGGCCCGGCGGACGCTGGGTCTTTCCGCCGAGGTGCAGCCCACCATCGCCGGAGGCCTCACTTTCTTCGGTGCGCCGCTCAACAGCTACATGACCCATGCGGCCTGCGCGATGGTGCGGCGCCTGCGCGGGGGCGCCAGGCTCGGCCTGCTGTACGGCCAGGGCGGTTTCGTTACCAAGCACCATGCGCTGGTGGTTGCGAAGACGCCGCCGCGCGAGGCGATGGCGCAGGAGACCAGCGTGCAGGCCGAGGCCGACCGCAATAAGCGCGCCGTGCCGGAGTTCGTCCCGGAGGCTTCGGGTAAGGGCAAGGTCGAGAGCTTCACCGTGCTCTATGGCCGTGGCGGCGATGTCGAGCACGGCGTGGTGATGCTGCGCACCGAGGATGATCGACGCACGCTTGGGCGGATTCATGCCCACGACAGTGCGACGCTGGCACACCTGCTCGACATGAACCGCACGCCGGTCGGCTCGCTCGGCGAGATCACGATGGCCGCCGATGACGTGCCGGAGTGGCGGGTGGCGTAA
- a CDS encoding efflux RND transporter periplasmic adaptor subunit: MSPTESRAPVSHRKLGIFGVVALIAAGLVVGTGIRAREEQGSKLKEWTDDQAVPSVAVTQPSAKALDATIDLPGRLEAYYRAPIFARVSGYLKSWSADIGARVKAGQVIAEIEAPDLDQQLLQARADLASQQASARLSEATLNRRKTLVASNFVSAQEIDERTADLSNKNAAVNSGKANVERLEALAGYKKITAPFDGVVTARDTDVGALINAGGGSGPAMFVISDITKLRVYVNVPQNYVPAIKIGAKATITLPEYPNRTFPATVEASSQAVDVASGTTRMQLGLDNSSGELMPGGYASVKLNLQRDAAPLSIPASALIFNGSGLRVATVGADDKVQFKTVTIARDLGREIELASGIAPGDRVITAPPDGLSDGDLVRVVGAGGKPATASEKQAPKG; encoded by the coding sequence ATGTCGCCCACTGAATCCCGCGCCCCGGTGTCGCACCGGAAACTGGGCATCTTCGGCGTGGTGGCGCTGATCGCGGCTGGCCTCGTCGTGGGCACCGGCATCCGTGCTCGCGAGGAGCAGGGCTCCAAGCTGAAGGAATGGACCGACGATCAGGCCGTTCCCAGCGTCGCGGTGACGCAGCCGAGCGCCAAGGCCCTCGACGCCACCATCGATCTGCCGGGTCGCCTGGAAGCCTATTATCGCGCACCGATCTTCGCCCGCGTCTCGGGTTACCTGAAGAGCTGGAGCGCGGACATCGGCGCGCGGGTGAAGGCAGGGCAGGTGATCGCCGAGATCGAGGCGCCTGACCTCGACCAGCAGCTCTTGCAGGCCCGCGCCGACCTCGCCAGCCAGCAGGCGAGCGCAAGATTGTCGGAGGCAACGCTGAACCGGCGCAAGACGCTGGTCGCGTCCAACTTCGTCTCCGCGCAGGAGATCGACGAGCGCACCGCCGACCTTTCCAACAAGAACGCGGCCGTCAATTCCGGCAAGGCCAATGTCGAGCGGCTGGAGGCGCTGGCGGGTTACAAGAAGATCACTGCGCCGTTCGACGGCGTCGTGACCGCACGCGACACCGACGTCGGCGCGCTGATCAATGCGGGCGGCGGCTCGGGGCCGGCCATGTTCGTGATCTCCGACATCACCAAGCTGCGCGTCTACGTCAACGTTCCCCAGAACTACGTGCCGGCGATCAAGATCGGCGCCAAGGCCACGATTACGTTGCCCGAATATCCGAACCGCACTTTCCCGGCCACGGTGGAAGCGTCCTCGCAAGCCGTCGACGTCGCCTCAGGCACCACGCGCATGCAGCTTGGTCTGGACAATTCCAGCGGTGAGTTGATGCCGGGCGGTTATGCCAGTGTGAAGCTGAATCTCCAGCGCGACGCCGCGCCGCTCAGCATTCCCGCGAGCGCCCTGATCTTCAACGGCAGCGGCCTGCGCGTCGCGACCGTCGGCGCGGACGACAAGGTTCAGTTCAAGACCGTGACTATCGCCCGCGATCTCGGCCGCGAGATCGAGCTCGCCTCGGGCATTGCGCCGGGCGACCGCGTCATCACCGCCCCGCCGGATGGACTCTCCGACGGCGACCTGGTGCGCGTGGTCGGTGCAGGCGGGAAGCCGGCGACGGCGTCGGAGAAGCAGGCGCCGAAGGGGTAG
- a CDS encoding efflux RND transporter permease subunit, whose protein sequence is MIALVRIALSRPYTFVVLALLLLIIGPLAALRTPTDIFPDIRIPVIGVVWQYTGLPPDQMSGRITTPFQRALTTTVNDIEHITANSYNGFGIIKIFFQPNVDIRTANAQVTAISQTLIKQMPPGATPPLILNYSASTVPIIQVALSGDGLTEQNLADIGINQLRTPLVTVPGAAIPYPFGGKQRQVQIDLDPTALQARGLSGQDVANALAAQNLITPVGTQKIGQFEYNIQLNNSPLRIDELGNLPIRTVNGAMVYVRDVASVRDGNPPQTNIVHVDGNRSVLMMVLKAGATSTLDIIAGIKQKVIDVKDQMPDALKIGFIGDQSVFVRGAIEGVAFEGVIAALLTSVMILLFLGSWRSTIIIAVSIPLSVLGAIIMLSAIGETLNIMTLGGLALAVGILVDDATVTIENINYHLEQGKPVEQSILDGANQIVTPAFVSLLCICIVFVPMFFLTGVARFLFVPMAEAVMFAMIWSFILSRTLVPTMANYLLQAHVHHQGEPPKSRNPLVWFQRGFEARFERIRGGYRGLLGLALAHRAVFAIGFICVVGASFALVPFLGRNFFPSVDAGNILMHVRTQVGTRVEETANQLADVQKAVRRLIPGEIETMTDNIGMPISGINMTYNNTGVIGPQDGDIQIKLREGHKPTEEHVKVLREQLPRLFPGVSFAFLPADIVSQILNFGAPAPIDLQIRGANLGANFAYANKLLAKVRKVPGIADARIQQSPNAPTFNIDVDRTRAQYVGLTERDVTNSLVVNLAGSSQVAPTYYLNPDNGVSYSIVMQTPQYQIDSLSALQTLPITASGNSQSPILGGIADIKRSTSSAVVSQYDIQSMVQIFATTSGRDLGAVSNDIRQVIAETAKEVPKGSSVVLLGQVQTMNSAFTGLLFGLLGAVVLIYFLIVVNFQSWSDPFVIITALPAALAGIVWMLFTTQTTLSVPALTGAIMCMGVATANSVLVIAFARERYEELGDPIAAALEAGFVRFRPVLMTALAMIIGMAPMALGLGEGGEQNAPLGRAVIGGLIFATFATLMFVPVVFSMVHKKQGAKAAAALETSHVAH, encoded by the coding sequence ATGATTGCTCTGGTCCGTATTGCCCTGAGCCGGCCCTATACGTTTGTCGTGCTCGCGCTTCTGCTGCTGATCATCGGACCGCTCGCGGCGCTGCGGACGCCGACCGACATCTTTCCGGACATCCGCATCCCCGTCATCGGAGTAGTGTGGCAATACACCGGCCTGCCGCCCGACCAGATGTCCGGCCGTATCACCACGCCGTTCCAGCGCGCGCTGACGACGACCGTCAACGACATCGAGCATATCACCGCCAATTCCTATAACGGCTTTGGCATCATCAAGATCTTCTTCCAGCCGAACGTCGACATCCGCACCGCCAACGCGCAGGTCACGGCGATCTCGCAGACGCTGATCAAGCAGATGCCGCCGGGGGCGACGCCGCCCTTGATCCTGAACTACTCCGCTTCGACGGTGCCGATCATCCAGGTGGCGCTGTCGGGCGATGGCCTGACCGAGCAGAACCTCGCCGACATCGGCATCAACCAGCTCCGCACGCCGCTCGTCACCGTTCCGGGGGCTGCGATTCCTTATCCGTTCGGCGGTAAGCAGCGCCAGGTCCAGATCGACCTCGATCCCACCGCACTGCAGGCCCGCGGCCTGTCAGGCCAGGACGTCGCCAACGCGCTCGCGGCGCAAAACCTGATCACGCCGGTCGGCACCCAGAAGATCGGCCAGTTCGAATACAACATCCAGCTCAACAACTCGCCGCTGAGGATCGACGAGCTCGGCAACCTCCCGATCAGGACCGTCAACGGTGCCATGGTCTATGTGCGTGACGTCGCCAGCGTCCGCGACGGCAATCCGCCTCAGACCAACATCGTTCATGTCGACGGCAACCGCTCGGTGCTGATGATGGTGCTGAAGGCAGGCGCGACCTCGACGCTCGATATCATCGCCGGCATCAAGCAGAAGGTGATCGACGTCAAGGACCAGATGCCCGACGCGCTCAAGATCGGTTTCATCGGCGATCAGTCGGTGTTCGTTCGCGGCGCGATCGAGGGCGTCGCCTTCGAGGGCGTGATCGCGGCGCTGCTCACCAGCGTCATGATCCTGCTGTTCCTCGGCAGCTGGCGCTCGACCATCATCATCGCGGTTTCGATCCCGCTCTCGGTGCTGGGGGCCATCATCATGCTGTCGGCGATCGGCGAGACGCTGAACATCATGACGCTCGGCGGGTTGGCTCTGGCGGTCGGCATCCTCGTGGATGACGCCACGGTCACCATCGAGAACATCAACTATCATCTGGAGCAGGGTAAGCCGGTCGAACAGTCGATCCTCGACGGCGCCAACCAGATCGTGACGCCGGCCTTCGTCTCGCTGCTCTGCATCTGCATCGTGTTCGTGCCGATGTTCTTCCTCACCGGGGTTGCGCGCTTCCTGTTCGTGCCGATGGCGGAAGCGGTGATGTTCGCGATGATCTGGTCGTTCATCCTGTCGCGCACGCTCGTGCCGACCATGGCGAACTATCTGTTGCAGGCTCACGTCCATCATCAGGGCGAGCCGCCGAAGTCGCGCAACCCGCTGGTCTGGTTCCAGCGCGGCTTCGAGGCGCGGTTCGAGCGCATCCGCGGCGGCTACCGCGGCCTGCTCGGGCTCGCGCTGGCGCATCGCGCGGTATTCGCGATCGGCTTCATCTGCGTGGTCGGCGCCTCCTTCGCGCTGGTACCGTTCCTCGGGCGCAACTTCTTTCCGTCGGTCGACGCCGGCAACATCCTGATGCATGTCCGCACCCAGGTCGGCACCCGCGTCGAGGAGACTGCAAACCAGCTCGCCGACGTGCAGAAGGCCGTGCGCAGGCTGATTCCGGGCGAGATCGAGACCATGACCGACAACATCGGCATGCCGATCTCCGGCATCAACATGACCTACAACAATACGGGTGTGATCGGCCCGCAGGATGGTGACATCCAGATCAAGCTCAGGGAAGGCCACAAGCCGACCGAAGAGCACGTGAAGGTGTTGCGTGAGCAGCTGCCGCGACTGTTTCCCGGCGTCAGCTTCGCGTTCCTCCCTGCCGACATCGTCAGCCAGATCCTGAACTTCGGTGCGCCGGCGCCGATCGACCTGCAGATCCGCGGCGCCAATCTCGGCGCCAACTTCGCTTATGCCAACAAGCTGCTGGCCAAGGTTCGCAAGGTCCCGGGCATCGCCGATGCACGCATCCAGCAGTCGCCGAACGCGCCGACGTTCAACATCGATGTCGACCGCACCCGTGCGCAATATGTCGGCCTGACCGAGCGCGACGTCACCAACAGTCTCGTGGTCAATCTCGCTGGCTCTTCGCAGGTGGCGCCGACCTACTACCTCAACCCCGATAACGGCGTGTCCTATTCGATCGTGATGCAGACGCCGCAATATCAGATCGATTCGCTCAGCGCGCTGCAGACGCTGCCGATCACCGCATCCGGCAATTCGCAGTCGCCCATCCTCGGCGGCATCGCCGACATCAAGCGCTCGACCTCGAGCGCGGTGGTGTCGCAATACGACATCCAGTCGATGGTGCAGATCTTTGCGACCACCTCGGGGCGCGACCTCGGCGCGGTGTCCAACGACATCCGCCAGGTGATCGCCGAGACCGCGAAGGAGGTGCCGAAGGGGTCTTCGGTAGTGCTGCTCGGCCAGGTGCAGACCATGAATAGCGCCTTCACCGGCCTCTTGTTCGGCCTGCTGGGTGCCGTCGTGCTGATCTACTTCTTGATCGTCGTGAACTTCCAGTCCTGGTCCGATCCGTTCGTGATCATCACCGCGTTGCCGGCCGCGCTGGCCGGAATCGTCTGGATGCTGTTCACGACGCAGACGACGCTTTCAGTGCCGGCGCTGACTGGCGCCATCATGTGCATGGGCGTTGCCACCGCCAACAGCGTTCTCGTCATCGCCTTCGCGCGCGAGCGCTACGAAGAGCTCGGCGACCCCATCGCGGCCGCGCTCGAAGCCGGCTTCGTCCGGTTTCGCCCGGTGCTGATGACCGCACTCGCCATGATCATCGGCATGGCGCCGATGGCGCTGGGGTTGGGCGAGGGCGGCGAGCAGAATGCGCCGCTCGGCCGCGCCGTGATCGGCGGCCTGATCTTTGCAACCTTCGCCACGCTGATGTTTGTTCCCGTGGTGTTCAGTATGGTACACAAGAAACAAGGCGCCAAAGCCGCCGCCGCATTGGAGACCTCGCATGTCGCCCACTGA